The sequence below is a genomic window from Clostridium putrefaciens.
GAGCCCTGTTGTGCCCACCATTTTATTTTTATCCTATATCTACTATATTTATACATAAGTCTTTTAAGACTAAGTTTTATATAGTGACGATATTGGACTAGAATTCTAAGTTTTTGATAAAGTTTAAACTTTACTCTAATTAGGAATTCCAATTTATGGCCTAGTAGCTCAGTTGGTTAGAGTGCCGGCCTGTCACGCCGGAGGTCGAGGGTTCGAGTCCCTTCTGGGTCGCCATAAAGTGGCTGGATAGCTCAGTCGGTAGAGCAGAGGACTGAAAATCCTCGTGTCCCTGGTTCGATTCCTGGTCTAGCCACCAAAAAAACATGTTGCGGGAGTGGCTCAGTGGTAGAGCGTCACCTTCCCAAGGTGAACGTCGTGGGTTCGAATCCCATCTTCCGCTCCAATAAGGCGCTATAGCCAAGTGGTAAGGCAAAGGTCTGCAAAACCTTTATTCCCCGGTTCAAATCCGGGTGGCGCCTCCATAACAAAACCCTTGAAACTACAATGTTTCAAGGGTTTTATTAATTTCATAATCTTTATTTACCTTAAAGAAGACACATTCTAAAAGTTCCCTTTCACTAGGAGATAATTTACTCATTAAACTTTTTAGTTTAGAACTATATAGCATATCAGAAATATAGTCAGCCATATCATTTATATCACTTGTTAGTACATTTTCAAGATGGCCATCTAATATGAAAGCTCCTGGACCTTGAGTTTTTTCTCTTCTAACAGATATCCTAATTAAATTATTTACTGAGTTTTAATAGCATTGGTAGCATAGGCCACAAATCTATGTTTATCACAATCATATACCTTAATGCACTTAAAAAGTGTTCCGTAACATTCATTTTTTATATCTTCAAATTCATAGGAATTTATAAAGGATTTCTTAGAAAGATTTAGTATAAAGGGAGTAAATTCAGCTGATAGTTCTTCTTTTGCAGAAAGGTATCCATTTTTAGCTAGTTTAACTAAATTTTCAAATTTAACATAATACATAAATTTTACCACCTTCCTTTTCTAGAATATATGCTTTGAAGGCATATATTCTAGTTGAAGAGGTGATGAAAATGAGTAAAAATTTAACTTTAGCCATTGATGTTGGCCACAATGTAGATTTTGATGGAGGAGTTGTTGGTATAAGGGATGAAAATAGCTTGAATTATGAGGTTGGTACTAAGCTAATTGAAGAATGTAGAACTGCATAAATAAATGTAATTAACTGTACACCAAGTAGTTCTACAAGTTTATATGATTCTTTAAGCCAAAGGACAAATGCAGCAAATAATAATGTTGCTGATTTCTTTATATCTATCCATCATAATGTAACCTTAGGAGGACATGGATGGCTATGATACTTCAAAAGTAGCACATGCAATATTTATAGGCATCTGTAAAGCTTTCGATATTCATATGCAATAACAACAAGAAAAAGAACAGGAGCCAGTTTCAGATTCAATATACTACACTGTGGTACAGGGGGATACTTTGTGGGCTATATCAAAAAGATATGGAGTAACATTAAAGGATATTGTTAGTTTGAATGATATTCCCAATGTGAATTTAATAATACCAGGACAAAAAATAGGGGTAAAATAAGCATCAGTGGGTGAGACCACATTTAATAAAAAAAGCTATTGAGCCCATTAAAGTTCAATAGCTTTTTAATCTTTTAAGTTAATAATTTGGGATATTTCTATTTTCAAATATAAATTGTTTTACTTCGACTTTGGTGAGAAGCAAAACAATTGTAACACGTGATAATTGTTTTGAAGAAAAAAGTAAAAGAATTATGCAATTA
It includes:
- a CDS encoding N-acetylmuramoyl-L-alanine amidase → MNCTPSSSTSLYDSLSQRTNAANNNVADFFISIHHNVTLGGHGWL
- a CDS encoding LysM peptidoglycan-binding domain-containing protein, translating into MWAISKRYGVTLKDIVSLNDIPNVNLIIPGQKIGVK